One part of the Nostoc sp. PCC 7120 = FACHB-418 genome encodes these proteins:
- a CDS encoding PEP-CTERM sorting domain-containing protein (PEP-CTERM proteins occur, often in large numbers, in the proteomes of bacteria that also encode an exosortase, a predicted intramembrane cysteine proteinase. The presence of a PEP-CTERM domain at a protein's C-terminus predicts cleavage within the sorting domain, followed by covalent anchoring to some some component of the (usually Gram-negative) cell surface. Many PEP-CTERM proteins exhibit an unusual sequence composition that includes large numbers of potential glycosylation sites. Expression of one such protein has been shown restore the ability of a bacterium to form floc, a type of biofilm.) — MLKKINATFSGLLSIITAATATVTILSSSVKAADFRPYRFVSGQESIRLDADALNSLKAIGLNLSVVDNVVPPAEGFDFGWPVLPPATNPGDRGTSFEFLYDEETDTFVPISGTIEFNGSLFFDFDPTKFSVASPLQLGELSVFFNENYEFFAIDTVTTNLPIMTVNTFEAPTIDLKNRTWFLEPIELVFTTEFSNFLINAAITPESANEVASLIPGLKIGEARGDRGFIPLDTASVPEPSILLAMFVVTGTVLVARKK; from the coding sequence ATGCTGAAAAAAATAAATGCTACATTTTCAGGTTTACTGAGTATTATCACTGCTGCAACTGCGACTGTTACCATATTGTCTTCATCAGTGAAAGCGGCAGACTTTAGACCCTATCGCTTTGTCTCAGGTCAGGAGAGTATTAGACTCGATGCTGATGCCTTGAATTCTCTAAAAGCTATTGGCTTAAATCTATCGGTTGTAGATAATGTAGTTCCTCCAGCAGAGGGTTTTGACTTCGGTTGGCCAGTGTTACCACCAGCAACTAATCCAGGCGATCGCGGAACAAGTTTTGAGTTCCTTTATGATGAAGAGACAGATACTTTTGTTCCCATCTCAGGAACCATTGAGTTTAACGGCAGTTTATTCTTTGATTTTGACCCAACTAAATTTAGTGTAGCGTCGCCACTACAATTAGGCGAACTTTCAGTTTTTTTTAATGAAAACTATGAATTTTTCGCGATCGATACAGTGACAACTAATCTACCGATCATGACTGTTAATACCTTCGAGGCCCCAACAATCGATTTAAAAAATCGCACTTGGTTTCTTGAACCCATTGAATTGGTTTTCACCACAGAATTTAGTAACTTTCTTATCAATGCAGCCATAACTCCAGAATCAGCCAATGAAGTGGCAAGTCTTATACCTGGTTTAAAAATAGGGGAAGCTAGAGGAGATCGGGGTTTTATTCCCTTAGATACTGCTTCTGTTCCTGAACCCAGCATCTTACTGGCGATGTTTGTAGTTACGGGAACAGTATTAGTAGCGAGAAAGAAATAA
- a CDS encoding acyl carrier protein, giving the protein MKTIQPCSVEDIQSWLIDQFAQQLDVDPDDIDMEESFDNYDLNSSKALILLGRLEKWLGKELNPVLIFNYPTIAQLAKRLGELYL; this is encoded by the coding sequence ATGAAAACCATTCAACCCTGCTCTGTAGAAGATATTCAAAGTTGGTTAATCGATCAGTTTGCTCAACAACTCGATGTTGATCCAGATGATATTGACATGGAAGAATCATTTGATAATTATGATCTAAATTCCAGTAAAGCTTTGATTTTACTAGGTCGATTAGAAAAATGGTTGGGTAAAGAGTTAAATCCCGTTTTAATATTCAACTACCCAACTATTGCTCAATTGGCTAAACGCTTGGGGGAATTATATCTTTGA
- a CDS encoding PEP-CTERM sorting domain-containing protein (PEP-CTERM proteins occur, often in large numbers, in the proteomes of bacteria that also encode an exosortase, a predicted intramembrane cysteine proteinase. The presence of a PEP-CTERM domain at a protein's C-terminus predicts cleavage within the sorting domain, followed by covalent anchoring to some some component of the (usually Gram-negative) cell surface. Many PEP-CTERM proteins exhibit an unusual sequence composition that includes large numbers of potential glycosylation sites. Expression of one such protein has been shown restore the ability of a bacterium to form floc, a type of biofilm.): MRTQYLSILLGMTVTATANMISAAPVRAASLTCETGNFFDYSSVKFVKTRPLSSNNCLRLFGERVGATDPDPQGFVAYGFGHIEMSLNSPNNPAPYYAAGIDFSPENLPGARQAATLLDDITGFGNFATFLTENNITTDRIGFSFGAKDRDFTKTWNLGEDINGQNYFSSPTSTLEERIYSANPDEVESFLVLDGNKFVTFGYSDIYSFLEYGATRAPDDDTEAIISNPFSAFKVAGLNGLSYGLADAFLADVRGNKIQLVSEDAGVVPDFVSVSDPFGPLDPIVSIRFPVQLRIVDVPEPSITIGFLGLGLLAFGSRLKNKNRHRC; the protein is encoded by the coding sequence ATGCGAACTCAATACCTCTCTATATTACTGGGGATGACTGTAACAGCAACCGCAAATATGATATCCGCAGCACCAGTGCGTGCGGCAAGCCTGACTTGCGAAACTGGCAATTTCTTCGATTATAGCTCAGTCAAATTTGTCAAAACTCGACCCCTTTCATCTAATAACTGTCTACGGTTATTTGGAGAGCGCGTGGGTGCGACAGATCCCGATCCTCAAGGATTTGTGGCCTATGGATTCGGTCATATAGAAATGAGTCTCAATTCTCCTAATAATCCTGCTCCCTATTATGCTGCTGGGATTGACTTTAGCCCTGAAAATCTACCAGGGGCCAGACAAGCAGCTACTTTACTTGATGACATTACAGGCTTTGGCAATTTTGCGACTTTCTTAACTGAGAATAACATTACGACTGATCGGATTGGATTTAGTTTTGGTGCCAAAGATAGGGACTTTACCAAAACTTGGAATTTAGGAGAGGATATCAATGGACAGAACTATTTTTCTTCTCCTACTTCCACATTAGAAGAGCGTATCTATTCGGCTAATCCTGACGAAGTAGAAAGTTTTCTTGTGCTAGATGGTAACAAATTTGTCACCTTTGGCTATAGCGATATTTATTCATTTTTAGAATATGGTGCAACTCGCGCTCCTGACGATGACACCGAAGCCATTATTAGCAACCCCTTTAGTGCATTTAAAGTTGCGGGACTTAATGGGTTAAGTTATGGTTTAGCTGATGCGTTTTTAGCAGATGTAAGAGGGAATAAAATCCAATTGGTGAGTGAAGATGCTGGAGTTGTTCCTGATTTCGTATCTGTCTCCGATCCTTTCGGTCCTTTAGATCCCATTGTCTCGATTCGTTTTCCAGTTCAATTAAGAATTGTAGACGTTCCTGAACCTTCTATAACCATCGGCTTTTTGGGGCTAGGTTTACTAGCATTTGGCTCTCGGCTCAAAAATAAAAATCGTCATCGTTGTTAA
- a CDS encoding helix-turn-helix domain-containing protein: MFSNQNISSTNTYSQSSLSEPVSLIQHLINQVKEAIFCLDYQGHFHYINDAACSLLGHSRQKLLNMTIDEVEMDFLPSSWSYYWQLLKQQTSLTFKKVCSSQEYQSIEVTIKSLEHGSEVLGCILAHTFSTKNPDISSDQGLYLDEKNQPVHPSNKSLSSADFYPNCVQIRPIFEFIEQNYHLPISLNDVAQAVGYSPAYLTNLVKRRTQLTIIDWILERKMLEARSLLINSDKSVTEIAMAVGFTDAYYFSRRFSQYHKLSPRSWRQKYQSLQTMN, translated from the coding sequence ATGTTTTCCAACCAAAATATTTCCTCTACCAACACATACTCTCAATCAAGCTTATCTGAACCAGTTTCCTTAATTCAGCATTTGATCAATCAAGTGAAGGAAGCAATATTTTGTTTAGATTATCAAGGTCACTTTCACTACATTAATGATGCTGCTTGTTCTTTATTAGGGCATTCTAGACAAAAATTGTTGAACATGACCATTGATGAAGTAGAGATGGATTTTCTTCCTTCAAGTTGGTCATACTACTGGCAATTACTTAAACAACAAACTTCCTTAACTTTTAAGAAAGTTTGTTCTTCTCAAGAATATCAATCCATAGAAGTCACTATTAAATCTCTAGAACATGGAAGTGAAGTTTTGGGCTGTATTCTAGCTCATACATTCTCGACAAAGAATCCAGATATTTCCTCTGATCAAGGTTTATATTTAGATGAAAAAAATCAGCCTGTTCACCCATCTAATAAGTCTTTGTCAAGTGCTGACTTTTATCCTAATTGTGTACAAATTCGACCAATTTTTGAATTTATTGAGCAAAACTATCACTTACCCATTAGTCTTAACGATGTTGCCCAAGCAGTCGGTTATTCTCCTGCATATTTAACTAATTTAGTTAAGCGTCGAACCCAATTAACGATTATTGATTGGATTCTCGAAAGAAAAATGCTAGAAGCTCGTTCATTATTAATTAACAGCGACAAGTCAGTAACAGAGATTGCTATGGCTGTTGGCTTTACAGATGCTTATTACTTTTCTCGTCGTTTTAGCCAGTATCATAAATTGTCACCCAGAAGTTGGAGACAAAAATATCAATCTTTGCAAACAATGAACTAA
- a CDS encoding PEP-CTERM sorting domain-containing protein (PEP-CTERM proteins occur, often in large numbers, in the proteomes of bacteria that also encode an exosortase, a predicted intramembrane cysteine proteinase. The presence of a PEP-CTERM domain at a protein's C-terminus predicts cleavage within the sorting domain, followed by covalent anchoring to some some component of the (usually Gram-negative) cell surface. Many PEP-CTERM proteins exhibit an unusual sequence composition that includes large numbers of potential glycosylation sites. Expression of one such protein has been shown restore the ability of a bacterium to form floc, a type of biofilm.): MRTFLIGLLGLASATVLTIPQAAQAQTFDFDRLEFIESRPLPANGSLFFFGDQNQNEGYAAYSNLDRNAPDAGHVGFRSDLNNRYYVTGRENSPDPTGATRSATLESLANFPNLMNYLNNNGIPLSDIGYGFGQKPGFSVTQSLNLGADVLGQDWFGRPGSPVEESIYRARPESFERYLTYQTTKIIKFGYSDTFFASADDNPDSVFGNPNIFFSNPVSPSKAPGLEGLGSGIADAFLQDVVAGGGKIQEFSEDILDPEDLAVSVNGGFEIYTFSFPIEIRIVREVPESSSILGLMFLAGGGVVTQIKRHKRSVR; this comes from the coding sequence ATGCGTACTTTTCTCATTGGCTTACTAGGATTAGCGAGTGCTACAGTTTTGACAATTCCTCAAGCAGCACAAGCTCAAACCTTTGATTTTGATCGACTGGAATTTATTGAATCTCGTCCACTTCCAGCTAATGGATCTCTTTTCTTTTTTGGAGATCAAAACCAGAATGAAGGATATGCAGCTTACTCTAATCTAGACCGGAATGCTCCAGATGCTGGACACGTCGGCTTTCGCAGTGATCTTAATAATCGTTATTATGTAACTGGTCGGGAAAATAGCCCAGATCCTACGGGGGCGACGCGTTCTGCGACCCTTGAAAGCCTCGCAAATTTTCCGAACTTAATGAATTACTTGAATAATAATGGCATTCCATTAAGTGATATTGGTTACGGTTTTGGGCAGAAACCTGGCTTTTCTGTAACTCAATCCTTGAATTTAGGGGCAGATGTTTTGGGACAAGATTGGTTTGGTCGTCCTGGTTCTCCAGTCGAAGAATCAATTTACCGCGCGCGTCCAGAAAGTTTTGAGCGTTATTTAACGTATCAAACCACTAAAATTATTAAGTTTGGATATTCAGATACCTTTTTTGCTTCAGCTGATGATAACCCAGATAGCGTCTTTGGTAATCCCAATATATTTTTTTCTAATCCAGTTTCCCCCTCCAAAGCACCTGGCTTAGAGGGATTGGGATCAGGAATTGCTGATGCTTTTTTGCAAGATGTAGTAGCAGGTGGTGGAAAAATTCAAGAGTTTTCTGAAGACATTCTTGATCCAGAGGATTTAGCGGTCTCAGTCAATGGAGGATTTGAAATTTATACATTTTCCTTTCCCATAGAAATCAGAATTGTCCGAGAAGTCCCTGAATCGTCATCGATTTTAGGTTTAATGTTCTTGGCAGGAGGTGGCGTTGTTACCCAAATAAAACGACACAAAAGAAGTGTTCGATAG
- a CDS encoding type I polyketide synthase, which translates to MEPIAIIGIGCRFPGADSPQAFWQLLSNGVDAITEIPAERWNIDEFYDRNPETPGKMNARYGGFLSQVDRFDPHFFGISPREALLMDPQQRLLLEVAWEALEDAGIVREQLTGSKTGVFVGISTNDYSRIHPEFDSNPQGYDLTGNCINIAAGRLSYLFNLRGPSLAVDTACSSSLVAVHLACQSIWNQESSMAIASGVNLVLSPIGNIALSKLKALSPDGRCKTFDESANGYVRSEGAGCIILKPIAQALADHDPIYAVIRGSAINHDGRSKGLTVPYGPAQESLIRQALQQAQVQPKEISYVELHGTGTPLGDPIEAMAIGAVLGEGRDAAHPCLVGAVKSNIGHLEAAAGIASIIKMALALKYQQIPPSLHFHQPNPYIPFDQLPLRVQTSLIPWPKSKYGAKAGVSSFGFSGTNAHVILEGVSSFNSPEQQTCKFPHLLPLSAHTPAAVQTLALGYQDLINAQKLTPEFVQNLCYSASVRRTHQSYRSAVVVNSPEDLPSCLQALATADITTQTKQSKRKPKVAFVFSGQGPQWWAMGRELLAQEPVFRAVIEECDALIQKYAQWSLLTEFAVPESQSRFQETEIAQPALFALQVGLAHLWRSWGIEPKAVVGHSLGEVAAAHIAGVLSLEDAVHLICHRGRLMQQATGNGKMLAVELPATEVEPLLTAWAGQLEIAAINSPTATVISGQSQALQIFVTQLQQQHPDIFYKELPVNYAFHSQQMAPFAEALVEKLSHIQPQAGSLAVFSTVTGDKQAGEKFNADYWGQNLRHTVCFAPALTALIQSGYTQFVEISPHPVLSGYINACLRKQEVDGVILPSLKRGFGERATLLKSLGTLYTLGHSINWQSLYPDGCQMVDLPLYPWQRESYWVSESQPQFQKALPASSLLNLLVAGKTEQLTQELSNHHQLSPEAKQFIPQLLQLLATGKSTAKITQDLSNARYRIEWQLSPLTVDNKTSEAERWLIFSDNQGLGQELAAVVNDSCILVSSGESYEKLSSSHYQINPHQAADFQQLLADISEPITKVVYLWSLDSSINLENSQPQCYSHLLYLVQALAKISSKIAPQLWIGTQQAQAVTPSCHQINVAQTPLWGMGQVIALEYPQLWGGLIDFGNQDVAATAIIAEMTAKTGEDRVAFRDGKRYVARLMPISAPLPAPQPLISDGSYLITGGLGALGLTLAEWLVQQGARHLVLTSRQGLLNQSEEKQQKIRALENQGATVKVVAADVSDYQQMSQLFAQIQLNSPKLRGIIHAAGVLNDCSIAQMDSETFTKVFQPKVTGAWNLHQLTQDLSLDFFVCFSSMSALLGSRGQLHYAAANSFLDGLVYHRQSLGLPGLSINWGPWAEGGMATQGYEVGLKRMGIEPLEPTAALQVLGGLLGSASMQTMVAAINWSAFGKIVAAKGRVAFLEALLTQESKDGSNGENFRQKLSAAPLHRRPALLTTQVQQEVAQVLGHSGSYVPEVEQGFFDMGMDSLMSVQFRHSLEALLAVSLPSTLVFECPSIGDVVSYLMREVFAWQLDADDSSAMESQASVVIENTIAQLEGLSTAETEALMEQEIAELQALLS; encoded by the coding sequence ATGGAACCTATTGCAATTATTGGTATTGGTTGCCGTTTTCCTGGGGCAGATAGTCCTCAAGCATTTTGGCAATTGTTGTCTAACGGAGTTGATGCAATTACGGAAATTCCGGCTGAACGTTGGAATATTGACGAATTTTACGATCGCAATCCAGAAACTCCAGGGAAAATGAACGCCCGTTATGGTGGGTTTCTATCCCAAGTAGATCGCTTTGATCCGCATTTTTTCGGTATTTCTCCGCGAGAAGCCCTATTAATGGACCCCCAACAGCGACTGTTATTAGAAGTAGCTTGGGAAGCTTTAGAAGATGCGGGAATTGTCCGCGAACAACTGACTGGCTCAAAAACTGGCGTATTTGTTGGCATTTCCACCAATGATTACAGCCGCATCCATCCTGAGTTTGATAGCAATCCTCAAGGTTACGATCTCACAGGTAACTGTATTAATATTGCTGCGGGTCGTCTTTCCTATTTGTTTAACTTACGGGGGCCGAGTTTAGCTGTAGATACGGCTTGTTCCTCTTCTTTGGTGGCCGTGCATTTAGCTTGCCAAAGTATCTGGAATCAAGAGTCTAGCATGGCGATCGCCTCTGGAGTCAATTTGGTTCTTTCTCCCATTGGTAATATTGCGTTAAGTAAACTCAAAGCCCTTTCCCCGGATGGACGGTGTAAAACCTTTGATGAAAGTGCCAATGGTTATGTGCGGAGTGAAGGGGCTGGCTGTATTATTCTCAAACCTATTGCCCAAGCATTAGCAGATCATGACCCCATCTATGCGGTAATTCGGGGTAGTGCGATTAACCATGATGGTCGCAGTAAAGGATTAACTGTTCCCTACGGGCCAGCCCAAGAATCTTTGATACGTCAAGCATTGCAGCAAGCACAAGTCCAGCCTAAAGAAATTAGTTATGTAGAATTACACGGAACTGGAACACCTTTGGGCGATCCGATTGAAGCGATGGCTATAGGTGCAGTCTTAGGGGAAGGACGAGATGCAGCGCATCCTTGTTTGGTAGGAGCAGTTAAAAGTAATATTGGACATTTAGAAGCAGCTGCGGGGATTGCCAGCATCATTAAAATGGCTCTTGCCCTCAAATATCAACAAATTCCTCCCAGCCTGCATTTTCATCAACCTAATCCCTACATTCCTTTTGATCAGTTACCTTTACGGGTGCAGACTAGTCTTATTCCTTGGCCAAAAAGTAAGTATGGCGCGAAAGCCGGAGTTAGTTCTTTCGGATTTTCGGGAACTAATGCCCACGTAATTTTAGAAGGGGTTTCATCATTTAACTCTCCTGAACAACAAACTTGCAAATTCCCCCATTTATTACCTTTATCAGCCCATACACCCGCCGCAGTGCAAACCCTAGCGCTAGGGTATCAAGACTTGATTAACGCACAAAAACTGACTCCAGAATTTGTGCAGAATCTTTGCTACAGCGCTAGTGTCAGACGCACCCATCAATCCTATCGTAGTGCCGTTGTCGTCAATTCTCCCGAAGACTTACCATCTTGTTTACAAGCCCTAGCAACCGCAGATATTACCACCCAAACAAAACAGTCAAAACGCAAGCCCAAAGTTGCCTTTGTGTTTTCTGGACAAGGCCCCCAGTGGTGGGCGATGGGACGGGAATTATTAGCCCAAGAACCTGTTTTTCGGGCAGTGATTGAGGAATGTGATGCTTTAATTCAAAAGTATGCCCAATGGTCATTATTAACAGAGTTTGCTGTTCCTGAGTCTCAGTCTCGCTTCCAAGAAACCGAAATTGCCCAACCTGCCTTGTTTGCCTTGCAGGTCGGATTAGCTCATTTGTGGCGTTCTTGGGGAATTGAACCCAAAGCCGTGGTAGGGCATAGTTTAGGAGAAGTAGCTGCTGCCCATATTGCCGGGGTTTTGAGTTTAGAAGATGCAGTGCATTTAATTTGTCACCGGGGACGGTTAATGCAGCAAGCCACTGGTAACGGCAAGATGCTAGCAGTGGAATTACCAGCTACGGAAGTTGAACCTTTATTAACGGCTTGGGCTGGTCAATTGGAAATTGCCGCCATTAATAGTCCCACCGCAACGGTAATTTCTGGACAGTCTCAGGCATTGCAGATATTTGTTACCCAATTACAACAGCAACATCCCGATATTTTTTATAAAGAATTACCCGTTAATTATGCCTTCCATAGCCAACAAATGGCTCCCTTTGCTGAAGCTTTAGTTGAGAAATTATCACACATCCAGCCCCAAGCAGGAAGCCTAGCAGTTTTCTCCACAGTGACAGGCGATAAACAAGCTGGTGAGAAATTTAATGCTGATTATTGGGGTCAGAACCTCCGCCACACAGTTTGCTTTGCACCAGCTTTGACAGCTTTGATTCAATCGGGCTACACCCAATTCGTAGAAATTAGTCCACATCCCGTATTATCAGGATATATCAATGCCTGTTTGAGAAAGCAGGAAGTTGATGGGGTGATATTACCATCTTTAAAACGGGGTTTTGGAGAACGGGCAACCCTGTTAAAAAGTCTGGGAACACTGTATACCCTTGGTCACTCAATAAATTGGCAGTCTTTATATCCTGATGGCTGCCAAATGGTGGATTTACCCCTTTATCCTTGGCAAAGAGAATCTTATTGGGTCAGTGAATCTCAACCCCAGTTTCAAAAAGCACTACCAGCTTCTTCTTTACTAAATTTATTAGTAGCAGGAAAAACAGAACAACTCACCCAAGAATTAAGCAACCATCACCAGTTATCTCCTGAAGCTAAACAATTTATTCCCCAATTACTACAATTATTGGCTACAGGAAAATCTACAGCAAAAATTACTCAAGATTTAAGTAATGCCCGTTATCGAATTGAATGGCAACTTAGTCCTTTAACTGTAGATAATAAAACCTCTGAGGCTGAACGTTGGTTAATTTTTAGTGACAACCAAGGGCTAGGACAAGAATTAGCTGCTGTAGTTAATGACTCTTGTATTTTAGTTTCATCGGGTGAGAGTTACGAAAAATTATCATCCAGTCATTATCAAATTAATCCGCATCAAGCTGCTGATTTTCAACAATTATTAGCGGATATTTCTGAACCCATAACCAAAGTAGTTTATCTATGGAGTTTAGATAGTTCCATAAATTTAGAAAATTCTCAACCTCAGTGCTATAGTCATCTGCTGTATTTGGTACAAGCATTAGCTAAAATTAGCAGCAAAATTGCGCCTCAACTGTGGATTGGTACACAACAAGCTCAAGCTGTCACGCCCAGCTGCCATCAAATTAATGTTGCCCAAACCCCTTTATGGGGCATGGGTCAGGTCATAGCCCTAGAATATCCCCAACTTTGGGGCGGATTAATTGATTTTGGCAACCAGGATGTTGCGGCAACGGCCATAATTGCAGAGATGACGGCAAAAACTGGAGAAGACCGGGTAGCATTTCGGGATGGGAAACGATATGTTGCCCGCTTGATGCCGATTTCCGCTCCATTACCCGCACCCCAACCCTTAATTAGTGATGGCAGTTATTTAATTACCGGTGGTTTAGGGGCTTTAGGACTGACTCTAGCAGAATGGTTGGTACAACAAGGAGCGCGTCATTTAGTTTTAACTAGTCGTCAAGGGCTGTTAAATCAGTCTGAGGAGAAACAACAAAAAATCCGTGCTTTAGAAAATCAAGGGGCAACTGTCAAAGTTGTAGCGGCTGATGTTAGTGATTATCAGCAAATGTCTCAACTATTTGCACAAATCCAGTTAAATTCTCCCAAGTTGCGCGGAATTATTCATGCAGCCGGGGTATTAAATGATTGTTCGATTGCCCAAATGGATTCGGAAACCTTTACCAAGGTATTTCAACCCAAGGTTACAGGTGCATGGAATCTCCACCAACTCACCCAGGACTTATCTTTAGACTTCTTTGTTTGTTTTTCTTCCATGTCTGCACTACTGGGTTCACGGGGTCAACTTCATTATGCTGCTGCCAACTCTTTCTTAGATGGACTAGTTTACCATCGCCAGAGCTTAGGTTTACCAGGTTTAAGCATTAACTGGGGGCCTTGGGCTGAGGGGGGAATGGCTACCCAAGGTTATGAGGTGGGCTTAAAACGCATGGGTATTGAACCCTTAGAACCCACAGCAGCCCTGCAAGTTCTCGGCGGTTTATTGGGGAGTGCATCGATGCAAACTATGGTAGCAGCTATTAATTGGTCTGCTTTTGGGAAGATTGTTGCTGCCAAAGGACGAGTAGCTTTTTTAGAAGCATTATTGACCCAAGAAAGTAAAGATGGCAGCAATGGTGAGAATTTCCGCCAAAAATTATCAGCCGCACCCCTTCATAGACGACCAGCTTTACTCACCACCCAAGTACAACAAGAAGTTGCCCAGGTATTAGGTCACAGTGGGTCTTATGTACCGGAAGTTGAGCAGGGATTTTTCGATATGGGGATGGACTCTCTGATGTCTGTACAATTCAGGCATAGTCTTGAAGCTTTACTTGCTGTCTCTCTCCCCTCAACCTTGGTATTTGAATGCCCCTCTATTGGTGATGTGGTTAGTTATTTAATGCGAGAAGTGTTTGCTTGGCAACTCGATGCCGATGATTCATCTGCAATGGAATCACAAGCCAGTGTAGTTATAGAAAATACGATCGCCCAACTAGAGGGATTATCCACAGCAGAAACCGAAGCCCTCATGGAACAAGAAATCGCCGAATTACAAGCATTGCTGTCTTAA